One part of the Balneolaceae bacterium genome encodes these proteins:
- a CDS encoding sulfatase-like hydrolase/transferase: protein DMGYGDLKSYNQNQRFPLQSVDGSAKGIRFMAMPVHPERCAIRPVYGLLAGRYPFSTVLTSVWPNEPVIEKGRMTIASLLQSQGYKTSMVGKWHLIRSMSTQDRADYTGNNGNNASCSLFGNMKKITCFCEMNHLTEIQFRFLVFAHRLISRLTFIYVMTVW, encoded by the coding sequence ACGATATGGGCTATGGCGATCTCAAAAGCTATAATCAGAATCAAAGATTCCCACTCCAAAGTGTGGATGGCTCAGCAAAAGGTATAAGATTTATGGCGATGCCCGTGCACCCGGAGCGCTGTGCCATCCGTCCAGTTTATGGTTTGTTAGCTGGAAGGTATCCTTTTAGTACGGTGCTTACAAGTGTCTGGCCGAATGAACCGGTTATTGAAAAAGGAAGGATGACGATTGCTTCGTTGCTGCAATCACAAGGATACAAGACATCTATGGTTGGAAAATGGCATTTGATTCGATCAATGAGTACGCAAGACCGGGCAGACTATACCGGAAATAATGGTAATAACGCAAGCTGCAGCCTATTCGGCAATATGAAGAAGATCACATGCTTTTGCGAGATGAACCATTTGACCGAGATTCAATTTAGATTTTTGGTATTCGCGCATCGACTGATATCCCGCCTTACTTTTATATACGTGATGACCGTGTGGTGA